The following proteins are encoded in a genomic region of Colletotrichum higginsianum IMI 349063 chromosome 9, whole genome shotgun sequence:
- a CDS encoding NifU-related protein, which produces MSSYRATRTAFRAVARTSNPATRPATTRLQQSRTFASVHSSAAAGLLQQTRLPRSTTQQTRQAAARRSPFAGRQGGIRTIFIQTEQTPNPDAIKFLPNHRILPENMATPFIEYLNPRSTIAPPYPSPLAAQLMNIDGVTSVFYGADFITVSKSADANWAHIRPEVFALITEAITSGQTIVTVSEKKDGGAVGASGEQQPHGEEDSLAYDENDSEVVGMIKELLETRIRPAIQEDGGDIEFRGFTDEGVVLLKLRGACRTCDSSTVTLKNGIEGMLMHYIEEVKGVEQILDQEEEIAIQEFAKFEEKLKAQKGAEATAA; this is translated from the exons ATGTCCTCCTAcagagcgacgaggacggccttCCGCGCCGTCGCGCGCACATCCAATCCCGCCACCAGACCCGCAACGACACGCCTTCAACAATCGCGAACCTTTGCCAGCGTCCactcctcggccgcggcagGCCTTCTACAGCAAACTCGTCTCCCCCGGAGCACGACACAACAAACTCGACAAGCCGCCGCGCGACGGTCCCCGTTCGCCGGACGCCAGGGCGGCATCCGCACCATTTTCATCCAGACCGAGCAGACGCCCAACCCGGACGCCATCAAGTTCCTCCCGAACCATCGCATCCTGCCCGAGAACATGGCGACGCCCTTCATCGAGTACCTCAACCCGCGCTCGACCATCGCGCCGCCCTACCCCTCCCCactcgccgcccagctcaTGAACATTGACGGCGTCACCTCAGTCTTCTACGGCGCCGACTTCATCACCGTCAGCAAgtccgccgacgccaacTGGGCCCACATACGGCCTGAGGTCTTCGCCCTCATCACCGAGGCCATCACTTCGGGGCAGACAATCGTCACCGtctcggagaagaaggacggcggcgccgtcggcgcaTCCGgagagcagcagccgcacGGCGAGGAAGACAGCCTGGCGTACGACGAGAACGACAGTGAGGTCGTGGGCATGATCAAGGAGCTGCTCGAGACGAGGATACGGCCCGCCATccaggaggacggcggcgacatcgaGTTCCGCGGGTTCAcagacgagggcgtcgtgcTGTTGAAGCTCCGCGGCGCGTGCCGGACGTGCGACTCCAGCACGGTGACGCTGAAGAACGGCATCGAGGGCATGTTGATGCACTAC atcgaggaggtcaagggcgtcgagcagATCCTCGACCAAGAGGAGGAAATCGCCATCCAAGAGTTTGCCAAGTTCGAagagaagctcaaggcccAAAAGGGCGCCGAGGCAACCGCGGCGTAA
- a CDS encoding HIT zinc finger, which translates to MSISDETAAAAATSSNSAMPPRSPKRSHADLDEPVESASKRSRAASPSDDEAKTRATTAAMANASLTGEEEETRGGAMDIAAEGQRAAPATETAAESVATAPESQPSTKETHDGGPETTTSTTTTATIGTAPRSKMCGVCNEKEGKYKCTRCVLPFCSVSCNKIHRENHPPDPEPSAAAAAANPSNASDLALEPPPSGVPKPSHDPRNPFSVLDDSDQLRYLFRRYPGLQARLLEIIAATEPPPEMQSTGGSLNDMMKARAMAAANPKKEQWTHDVGIRNGKKALHKARNASGEDGEGVREYIELINHLMSEASAAAEAEEVIRKQAAEKDAELIRRLMTEDRG; encoded by the exons ATGTCGATTTCTgacgagaccgccgccgccgccgcaacaTCTTCCAACTCGGCCATGCCCCCTCGATCCCCCAAACGCTCAcatgccgacctcgacgagccggTCGAATCGGCCAGCAAGCGCTCTCGCGCTGCGAGCCCCTCAGACGACGAGGCTAAGACCCGCGCCACGACGGCTGCCATGGCGAATGCTTCTTtgacgggcgaggaggaggaaacgCGGGGTGGCGCGATGGATATCGCGGCGGAAGGGCAACGTGCTGCTCCCGCAACAGAAACCGCAGCAGAGAGTGTAGCAACAGCCCCAGAATCACAACCCTCAACAAAGGAAacccacgacggcggccccgaaacaacaacatcgacgacgacaacggcgacgatAGGGACAGCGCCGAGGAGCAAAATGTGCGGCGTGTGTaacgagaaggagggaaagtACAAGTGCACGCGCTGCGTCTTGCCGTT CTGTTCCGTCTCGTGTAATAAGATCCACCGCGAAAACCACCCTCCAGACCCTGAACCgtccgctgctgccgccgccgcgaaccCCTCCAACGCTAGCGACCTTGCTCTTGAACCCCCTCCGTCCGGCGTGCCGAAGCCGTCCCACGACCCCAGGAACCCGTTCAGCGTCCTTGACGACTCGGACCAGCTCCGATACCTCTTTCGGCGATATCCGGGCCTGCAAGCGCGGCTGCTCGAGATCATAGCTGCCAccgagccgccgcccgagatgCAGTCCACGGGGGGCAGCCTCAACGACATGATGAAGGCgcgggcgatggcggccgcGAACCCCAAAAAAGAGCAGTGGACGCACGACGTCGGCATCCGCAATGGCAAGAAGGCCCTGCACAAGGCGAGAAACGCGTCGGGCGAAGATGGCGAGGGCGTGCGAGAATACATCGAGCTAATCAATCACCTCATGTCAGAGGCGAgtgcggccgccgaggcggaggaggtgatCCGAAAacaggccgccgagaaggatGCGGAGCTCATCAGGCGTCTGATGACGGAGGATCGAGGCTGA